A single window of Deltaproteobacteria bacterium DNA harbors:
- a CDS encoding glycosyltransferase: MTVDVAWENARIREKARKAAARPRAVDVAVAARANLFVQPGGDTELAIGFRRGLHGRGLAVDYRQRLDDKLDYRLAHVLNPDVALAIQAAASGRPYVITPLFEDFARFAVPSVVTASLFRRHLEDGDLARLEAELASLRESPISCDPPADFAFAVEEAMAVLPTGAVEAESLARHYPRLARHEVLRLPFHRPDEASTPSGRLFEEAFGVKDFVLCVGRLETRKNQLMLAHALRDDERPLVFVNGGSSQPQYEALCRRYERRGPTVFTGRLSGELLASAFCAASVHALPSWYELPGLVSLQAAWAGCPVVASDWGTLRDYLGDDAHYCAPDNPASIRAAVDAARAQERSTRGRERLAELTWERAAEQLRPLYRRVLDQCGSKSGSRRLAERARRATRRAQLLQAKAEAVLTAETDPAHALRLTAALLGELPADPMVHYLRGVAALGTMQLELAREHLAACVERAPILEGKAYLYLYLILTELGDVDGALSMLDRAELFFPFRGAEIDRLLADYRAKAALRRRGGAAPHR, encoded by the coding sequence ATGACGGTCGACGTCGCGTGGGAGAACGCCCGGATCCGGGAGAAGGCCCGTAAGGCCGCGGCGCGTCCGCGGGCGGTAGATGTGGCGGTCGCGGCGCGCGCGAACCTCTTCGTGCAGCCCGGCGGGGACACGGAGCTGGCGATCGGTTTCCGGCGGGGCCTGCACGGGAGGGGCCTCGCCGTGGACTACCGCCAGCGGCTCGACGACAAGCTCGACTACCGGCTGGCCCACGTGCTGAACCCGGACGTCGCGCTGGCGATCCAGGCGGCGGCGAGCGGACGGCCCTACGTGATCACCCCGCTCTTCGAGGATTTCGCGCGCTTCGCCGTCCCCTCGGTGGTCACCGCGAGCCTCTTTCGCCGCCATCTCGAGGACGGAGACCTCGCCCGCCTCGAGGCGGAGCTCGCGTCGCTGCGCGAGAGCCCCATCTCCTGCGACCCGCCCGCGGATTTCGCCTTCGCCGTCGAGGAGGCGATGGCCGTGCTCCCGACCGGCGCTGTTGAAGCGGAGTCCCTCGCGCGCCACTACCCGCGGCTGGCCCGTCACGAGGTCCTCCGCCTGCCCTTCCACCGCCCCGACGAGGCCAGCACCCCCTCCGGGCGGCTTTTCGAAGAGGCCTTCGGCGTCAAGGACTTCGTGCTCTGCGTGGGGCGGCTCGAGACGCGCAAGAACCAGCTCATGCTGGCGCATGCCCTGCGCGACGACGAACGGCCGCTGGTCTTCGTGAACGGCGGATCGTCCCAGCCGCAGTACGAGGCGCTCTGCCGGCGCTACGAGCGGCGCGGGCCGACGGTCTTCACCGGCCGCCTGTCGGGCGAGCTCCTGGCCTCGGCCTTCTGCGCCGCGTCGGTTCACGCGCTGCCGAGCTGGTACGAGCTCCCCGGGCTCGTCTCGCTGCAGGCCGCGTGGGCCGGCTGCCCCGTGGTGGCCTCGGACTGGGGGACGCTGCGCGACTACCTGGGCGACGACGCGCATTACTGCGCCCCCGACAATCCGGCGTCGATTCGCGCGGCCGTGGACGCGGCGCGAGCGCAGGAGCGGAGCACGCGCGGGCGCGAGCGACTGGCGGAGCTCACCTGGGAGCGGGCCGCGGAGCAGCTACGACCCCTCTATCGCCGGGTGCTCGACCAGTGCGGCAGCAAGAGCGGCAGCCGCCGCCTCGCGGAGCGGGCCCGTCGAGCGACGAGGCGGGCGCAGCTCCTGCAAGCCAAGGCGGAGGCGGTGCTGACCGCGGAAACGGATCCGGCCCACGCCTTGCGCCTGACGGCCGCGCTGCTCGGGGAGCTCCCCGCCGACCCGATGGTGCACTACCTGCGCGGCGTGGCGGCGCTGGGCACGATGCAGCTCGAGCTGGCCCGCGAGCACCTCGCCGCGTGCGTCGAGCGCGCCCCGATCCTCGAGGGGAAGGCGTACCTCTACCTCTATCTGATCCTCACGGAGCTCGGAGACGTGGACGGCGCGCTCTCCATGCTGGATCGCGCGGAGCTCTTCTTCCCCTTCCGCGGGGCCGAGATCGACCGCCTGCTGGCCGACTACCGCGCGAAGGCGGCGCTTCGCCGACGCGGTGGCGCCGCTCCTCACCGGTAG
- a CDS encoding acetyl-CoA hydrolase/transferase family protein — translation MSWLERYNDRKTDALTALRLAIKPGSRVFLNANCGEPLALSAALAEVAPTLSNVEIVQLLALGEAPYVKPELVSRLRLNALFIGPGVREAVNAGHADYTPIFLSEIPALFRGGPLPIDVALIQVSPPDEHGFCSFGVSVDICKPAAEAAKVVVGEVNARMPRTLGDAFIHVSKLTHVVEVDRPVRELPAEPFTDVHRRIADFVAGLVEDGATLQLGIGAIPNAVLLALRSHRHLGIHTEMFSDGVIELFEAGVITNEKKTLHAGKIISSFAMGSQKLYDFMDNNPVVEMHPSDYTNDPFVIAQNHKMVAINSAISVDLTGQVNADSIGTRLYSGFGGQVDFIRGAARSKGGRPIIALPSSAKNASRIVPLLAEGAGVVTTRGDVHYVVTEYGVASLHGLSIRERAEALIAIAHPDHREGLMKAAQERRLVYR, via the coding sequence ATGAGCTGGCTCGAGCGTTACAACGACCGCAAGACCGACGCGCTGACCGCCCTGCGGCTGGCCATCAAGCCGGGCAGCCGCGTCTTCCTCAACGCCAACTGCGGCGAGCCGCTCGCCCTCTCGGCGGCGCTGGCCGAGGTGGCTCCCACCCTGAGCAACGTGGAGATCGTGCAGCTCCTCGCGCTCGGCGAGGCGCCGTACGTCAAGCCAGAGCTGGTCAGCCGCCTGCGCCTGAACGCCCTCTTCATCGGCCCCGGCGTGCGCGAGGCGGTCAACGCCGGCCATGCCGACTACACGCCGATCTTTCTCTCGGAGATCCCCGCGCTCTTTCGCGGCGGCCCGCTGCCCATCGACGTGGCGCTGATCCAGGTCTCGCCCCCCGACGAGCACGGCTTCTGCAGCTTCGGCGTGTCGGTGGACATCTGCAAGCCCGCGGCCGAGGCGGCCAAGGTGGTCGTGGGCGAGGTGAACGCGCGCATGCCCCGCACGCTCGGCGACGCCTTCATCCACGTGAGCAAGCTGACGCACGTGGTGGAGGTGGACCGCCCCGTGCGCGAGCTCCCCGCCGAGCCCTTCACCGACGTGCACCGGCGGATCGCCGACTTCGTGGCCGGGCTGGTCGAGGACGGCGCGACGCTGCAGCTCGGCATCGGCGCCATCCCGAACGCGGTGCTCCTGGCGCTACGCAGCCACCGGCACCTCGGCATCCACACCGAGATGTTCTCCGACGGCGTGATCGAGCTCTTCGAGGCCGGGGTGATCACCAACGAGAAGAAGACCCTGCACGCGGGCAAGATCATCAGCTCCTTCGCCATGGGGAGCCAGAAGCTCTACGACTTCATGGACAACAACCCCGTGGTCGAGATGCACCCCTCGGACTACACGAACGACCCGTTCGTCATCGCGCAGAACCACAAGATGGTGGCCATCAACTCGGCGATCAGCGTGGACCTCACCGGGCAGGTGAACGCCGACAGCATCGGCACCCGGCTCTACTCGGGCTTCGGCGGCCAGGTGGACTTCATCCGCGGGGCGGCGCGCTCAAAGGGCGGGCGACCGATCATCGCGCTCCCCTCCTCGGCCAAGAACGCCTCGCGCATCGTGCCGCTCCTGGCCGAGGGGGCGGGCGTGGTCACGACCCGCGGAGACGTGCACTACGTGGTCACCGAATACGGTGTGGCCTCGCTCCACGGCCTGAGCATCCGCGAGCGCGCCGAGGCGCTCATCGCCATCGCGCACCCCGACCACCGCGAGGGGCTCATGAAGGCGGCCCAGGAGCGGCGGCTCGTCTACCGGTGA
- a CDS encoding glycosyltransferase family 4 protein, whose product MRIAFFSPVNPVPSGISDYSESLLEALATRAEVDLFVDGYAPSAPWIAERLRVVDCRKEDPAPRLDGYDAVLYQMGGTPGHHRYIYELMLRRPGVVVLHDLMYQGFFGDLYLKEGRPEAYRREMVEAYGREGEALAEEIVAGKQVPFETLRRFPLNRKMIHAAQGVIVHSASALAEVRAVEPSRRCRLIPHHDFGWAHWPADFDPELARRAARERLGLPQDAPICSSFGLIVPTKRVEVTLRAFAQVREELPGARYCLVGEPKYQVLEYIRFLGLEDAVTITGHVPMEVFLAHLHAADVCLNLRYPSQGETSGALLRILALGKPTIVTDHGWFAELPEAACAKVAVDECEDEVVTGFLRELFVNAPYRDQMGRNAHAYVQGQCALERVAEEYLAFLAECQPGRGA is encoded by the coding sequence ATGCGCATCGCCTTCTTCTCGCCGGTGAACCCCGTTCCGTCGGGGATCTCGGACTACAGCGAGTCGCTGCTCGAGGCGCTGGCGACTCGCGCAGAGGTGGACCTCTTTGTGGACGGCTACGCGCCGAGCGCGCCCTGGATCGCCGAACGCCTGCGCGTCGTGGACTGCCGGAAGGAGGACCCCGCACCTCGCCTCGACGGCTACGACGCTGTGCTCTATCAGATGGGCGGGACGCCGGGGCACCACCGCTACATCTACGAGCTGATGCTGCGCCGTCCGGGCGTGGTGGTCCTGCACGACCTGATGTACCAGGGCTTCTTCGGCGACCTCTACCTCAAGGAGGGCCGCCCCGAGGCCTACCGGCGCGAGATGGTCGAGGCCTACGGCCGTGAGGGCGAGGCGCTGGCCGAGGAGATCGTCGCCGGCAAGCAGGTCCCCTTCGAGACGCTGCGGCGCTTTCCCCTGAACCGCAAGATGATCCACGCCGCGCAGGGCGTCATCGTGCACTCGGCGAGCGCGCTGGCCGAGGTGCGCGCGGTCGAGCCCTCGCGCCGCTGCCGCCTGATTCCGCACCACGACTTTGGCTGGGCCCACTGGCCGGCGGACTTCGACCCGGAGCTCGCCCGCCGCGCCGCGCGCGAGCGCCTCGGTCTGCCGCAGGACGCGCCGATCTGCAGCTCCTTCGGGCTGATCGTGCCGACCAAGCGGGTGGAGGTGACCCTGCGGGCCTTCGCCCAGGTGCGCGAGGAGCTGCCCGGCGCCCGCTACTGCCTCGTCGGAGAGCCGAAGTATCAGGTGCTCGAGTACATCCGCTTCCTCGGGCTAGAGGACGCCGTGACCATCACCGGGCACGTTCCGATGGAGGTCTTCCTCGCGCACCTGCACGCGGCCGACGTCTGTCTGAACCTGCGCTACCCCTCGCAGGGCGAGACCTCGGGGGCGCTCCTGCGCATCCTGGCCCTCGGCAAGCCCACGATCGTGACCGACCACGGCTGGTTCGCGGAGCTCCCCGAAGCGGCCTGCGCCAAGGTAGCCGTCGACGAGTGCGAGGACGAGGTGGTGACGGGCTTTCTGCGAGAGCTCTTCGTCAACGCGCCGTATCGCGACCAGATGGGGAGAAACGCCCACGCCTACGTCCAAGGCCAGTGCGCGCTCGAGCGGGTGGCGGAGGAGTATCTCGCGTTCCTCGCCGAGTGCCAGCCGGGGAGGGGAGCATGA
- a CDS encoding methyltransferase domain-containing protein — MGETALAALYEQARAAAAAGDDTPGAIAKYREVLAHWPVDVEPDALAQVFFELGVLYAQAESFPESSACMNQAVRLDPLHRKAHQVLQSLREALDPPPRYAELERYLLELFGADPGARGYVTVHLPRFAATLRLLSEGRPDQRLLELGANKFFSALLRRYAKYSLCYSDWWPDPATEPEKDVTIPAAGPEGSFSMHLHNFNVERDRFPFDDGSFDVVLACEILEHLPNDPMFMFVEAGRVLRPGGRLILTTPNITSYRSLDAAVNGFPPYVYNKFSKAGSPRHCKEYAPRELRLLLERSGFEVETLRTENVWIDVEDGVDYWGRYRNVRDWLRTIGASLEDRGEDIFAVGVKRGTCTDRYPVELYD, encoded by the coding sequence ATGGGTGAGACGGCCCTAGCAGCTCTGTACGAGCAGGCGCGAGCGGCGGCGGCAGCCGGCGACGACACGCCCGGCGCGATCGCGAAGTACCGTGAGGTGCTGGCCCACTGGCCGGTGGATGTCGAACCCGACGCGCTGGCGCAGGTCTTCTTCGAGCTCGGTGTGCTCTACGCGCAGGCGGAAAGTTTCCCCGAGAGCTCGGCTTGCATGAACCAGGCGGTCAGGCTCGACCCGCTCCACCGCAAGGCGCACCAGGTGCTGCAGAGTCTGCGCGAGGCGCTGGACCCGCCCCCGCGGTACGCGGAGCTCGAGCGCTACCTCCTCGAGCTCTTCGGCGCGGACCCGGGCGCGCGCGGGTACGTGACCGTGCACCTCCCGCGTTTCGCGGCGACGCTGCGGCTGCTTTCCGAGGGGCGGCCTGACCAGCGGCTGCTCGAGCTCGGCGCGAACAAGTTCTTCTCCGCGCTCCTGCGCCGCTACGCGAAGTACAGCCTCTGCTACTCCGACTGGTGGCCCGATCCCGCGACGGAGCCCGAGAAGGACGTGACCATCCCGGCGGCCGGACCCGAAGGCTCGTTCTCGATGCACCTGCACAACTTCAACGTCGAGCGGGATCGCTTCCCGTTCGACGATGGCTCCTTCGACGTGGTCCTGGCCTGCGAGATCCTCGAGCACCTGCCGAACGACCCGATGTTCATGTTCGTGGAGGCCGGCCGCGTGCTCCGCCCCGGAGGCCGGCTGATCCTGACCACCCCCAACATCACGAGCTACCGGAGCCTCGACGCCGCCGTGAACGGCTTTCCCCCGTACGTCTACAACAAGTTCTCCAAGGCGGGCAGCCCACGGCACTGCAAGGAGTACGCGCCGCGAGAGCTTCGGTTGCTGCTCGAGCGCTCGGGCTTCGAGGTCGAGACGCTGCGCACGGAGAACGTCTGGATCGACGTGGAGGACGGCGTCGACTACTGGGGCCGGTATCGAAACGTGCGGGACTGGTTGAGGACCATCGGCGCCTCACTCGAGGATCGCGGCGAGGACATCTTCGCCGTCGGGGTGAAGCGCGGAACGTGCACGGATCGGTATCCCGTCGAACTCTACGACTAG